From Flavobacteriales bacterium, the proteins below share one genomic window:
- a CDS encoding gliding motility-associated C-terminal domain-containing protein, with protein MKYFSAIFFILFFHSAISQVSVGDDIILCDTLGATLVVEYPSNLVVDGSYTIESIPIQLDDVNSGTTLSSLSDDSYSGIVNIGFDFKFFCNVFNQLIISTNNYLCFNTENANSYSPWSTYEVPNTDAFTIITNSILGPWLDLDPNNGGEIKFNTLGTAPFRRFVVSFEDFGYFSCADLKFNGQIKIFETTNTIEIHIEDQPLCETWNGGQSVLGLISENQNQNVIQTGWNNTQMTANNEAFRFSPSQSINATWTSETGAIIGTGDSIDVNPIVTTKYKVDISGCDNSYSDSLIVFVSKPVTVNPTIDDNLCPDEIYGNIEISTVGGIEPLNYSWNCTSSSFTSSQKNITNVPEGTYQFVITDSIGCEAYTNNFTISPTPEPYVISETIEGVKCYGFSDGSINISVSGGTPTYNYSWTGNNSFSANGNNVINNLKTGVYKLVITDINGCQDSAEYFVPENSLISIESTSSNYNGYNISCNEGSNGWINFIASGGKAPYEYSLKKLETGEIISNESNIQNLGSGQYEFMVNDAEDCPAAHNFEFIAPEKLIINLLDYGNESCTYNNDGFIELSIVGGPSLPVNSQNYMPYKHLWNRNGIVYSYQQNIYGLEQGLYTVNVTDVNNCSAEFNKQITEPPSVIAKYRVLNDTVTVNYPIINLYDDSDGNIIEWYWELSNGITSNEESIFNIDLSAELDSNGVKYYDLKLVVVDDNFCTDSVYGTLAIKDVHTLYVPTGFTPDGDGVNDVFKVFHHGLKNGTFNIRIYDRLGSNIFQSNDPNFEWNGTNMYTNNELITGSYTYVISYQDFEYKIYDRVNCQNCSGTITLVR; from the coding sequence GTGAAATATTTTTCAGCTATTTTTTTTATATTATTTTTTCATTCGGCAATTTCTCAGGTAAGTGTTGGCGATGATATCATACTTTGCGACACATTAGGCGCTACGCTTGTAGTAGAATACCCTTCCAACTTAGTTGTTGACGGTAGTTATACCATTGAAAGTATTCCTATTCAGTTAGACGATGTTAATTCTGGAACGACTTTGTCATCTCTAAGTGACGACTCATACTCTGGCATAGTAAACATTGGCTTTGATTTCAAATTTTTCTGTAACGTCTTCAATCAGCTTATAATTTCTACAAATAATTACTTATGTTTCAACACAGAAAACGCCAATTCATATTCCCCTTGGAGTACCTATGAAGTCCCTAATACAGATGCATTTACAATAATCACTAATTCCATTCTAGGGCCTTGGTTAGATCTTGACCCTAATAATGGAGGGGAAATTAAATTTAATACACTTGGCACCGCTCCATTTAGACGTTTTGTCGTTTCTTTTGAAGATTTCGGTTACTTTTCATGTGCTGACTTAAAATTTAATGGACAAATAAAGATATTTGAAACTACAAATACTATTGAAATACACATTGAAGATCAACCCCTTTGTGAGACATGGAATGGTGGACAGTCTGTTTTAGGCTTGATTAGTGAAAATCAAAACCAAAATGTAATTCAAACAGGATGGAATAATACACAAATGACAGCTAATAATGAAGCTTTCCGTTTTAGTCCAAGCCAAAGTATTAATGCCACTTGGACATCAGAAACAGGTGCCATCATTGGAACAGGTGATTCAATAGATGTGAATCCAATTGTTACCACAAAATATAAGGTAGATATTTCTGGTTGCGACAATAGTTATTCAGATTCTTTAATCGTATTTGTATCAAAACCAGTAACAGTTAACCCAACTATAGATGACAATCTTTGTCCGGATGAAATATATGGTAATATAGAAATTTCTACTGTTGGAGGGATTGAACCACTTAATTATTCTTGGAATTGTACTTCAAGCAGCTTCACTTCAAGTCAAAAAAATATTACTAATGTCCCTGAAGGAACATATCAATTTGTAATAACAGATAGTATAGGATGTGAAGCCTATACCAATAATTTCACAATATCACCAACACCAGAACCTTATGTAATTAGTGAGACAATTGAAGGCGTCAAATGTTACGGATTTTCTGATGGCAGTATTAATATTTCTGTTTCAGGAGGTACGCCAACCTATAACTATAGCTGGACTGGTAACAATTCCTTCTCTGCTAACGGAAATAATGTGATTAATAACCTAAAAACAGGAGTCTATAAGTTAGTAATAACAGACATTAATGGATGTCAAGACTCTGCTGAATATTTTGTTCCAGAAAACTCTTTAATTAGTATAGAAAGTACGTCTTCAAATTACAATGGATACAACATTAGTTGTAATGAAGGAAGTAATGGTTGGATAAATTTTATTGCGAGTGGTGGGAAAGCACCATATGAGTATTCACTAAAAAAACTTGAAACAGGCGAAATCATTTCAAATGAGTCTAACATTCAAAACTTAGGGTCGGGGCAATATGAATTTATGGTAAATGACGCTGAGGATTGTCCTGCAGCACATAATTTTGAATTCATAGCTCCTGAAAAATTAATAATAAATCTTTTAGATTATGGTAATGAATCTTGCACCTACAATAACGATGGTTTTATTGAACTATCAATAGTTGGTGGACCTTCTTTACCTGTAAATTCACAAAATTATATGCCTTACAAACATTTGTGGAATAGGAATGGTATAGTTTATAGCTATCAGCAAAATATTTATGGACTTGAACAAGGACTTTATACCGTTAATGTTACTGATGTAAATAATTGTTCTGCTGAATTTAACAAACAAATTACTGAACCGCCATCTGTTATTGCAAAATATAGAGTATTGAATGATACTGTTACGGTAAACTACCCAATCATTAATTTATACGATGACTCTGATGGAAATATTATTGAATGGTATTGGGAACTAAGTAACGGCATTACCTCAAATGAAGAAAGCATCTTCAATATAGATCTGTCTGCTGAATTAGATAGTAATGGCGTAAAATATTACGATTTGAAATTAGTAGTTGTTGACGATAACTTTTGCACAGATAGCGTTTATGGAACTTTAGCAATAAAAGATGTGCATACACTTTATGTTCCTACTGGCTTCACGCCTGACGGTGATGGCGTAAATGATGTATTTAAAGTGTTTCATCACGGATTAAAAAACGGCACGTTCAACATTAGAATCTACGATAGGCTTGGCTCAAATATATTCCAGTCTAATGACCCTAATTTTGAATGGAATGGCACAAACATGTATACTAATAACGAACTAATTACTGGGTCTTATACCTATGTAATTAGTTATCAAGATTTTGAATATAAAATCTACGACCGTGTGAATTGTCAGAATTGTTCTGGTACAATTACACTTGTACGATAA
- the gyrB gene encoding DNA topoisomerase (ATP-hydrolyzing) subunit B yields the protein MSENLENKADYGAGNIQVLEGLEAVRKRPAMYIGDIGQKGLHHLVYEVVDNSIDEALAGHCTDIDVIINEDNSITVKDNGRGIPTDIHPKEKKSALEVVMTVLHAGGKFDKDSYKVSGGLHGVGVSCVNALSILLTAEVHRNGKIFKQEYERGVPKYDVKEIGTTDVTGTIVTFLPDKEIFHETVYHYDILQSRLRELSFLNKGIRLSLTDKRRKDEEGNDIKDNFVSENGLIDFVELIDENREKLLDSVIHMDTEKSGVPVEIAMHYNTSYTENIHSYVNNINTHEGGTHLAGFRRALTRTLKKYADESGMLDKVKFEIAGDDFREGLTAVISVKVMEPQFEGQTKTKLGNKEVTGAVDQAVGEMLSNYLEENPNMAKQIVQKVLLAAQARNAARKAREMVQRKNVLSGSGLPGKLADCSDKDPEKCEIFLVEGDSAGGTAKQGRDRFFQAILPLRGKILNVEKAMQHKVFENEEIKNMYTALGVTIGTEEDSKALNLEKLRYHKIVIMTDADVDGSHIATLILTFFFRYMKELVESGYLYIATPPLYLVKKGKEQYYCWSDDERDNMVQKLNGAGIQRYKGLGEMNAEQLWDTTMNPDSRTLRQVTIDSAAEADRIFSMLMGDEVPPRRAFIEQNAKYAKIDI from the coding sequence ATGAGTGAAAATTTAGAAAATAAAGCGGATTACGGTGCTGGTAATATTCAAGTCTTAGAAGGTCTTGAAGCCGTAAGAAAGCGACCTGCCATGTATATTGGTGATATAGGTCAAAAAGGTTTGCATCACCTTGTATATGAGGTAGTTGATAATTCAATTGATGAGGCACTTGCAGGTCATTGTACTGATATCGATGTTATCATTAATGAAGATAACTCCATTACAGTAAAAGATAATGGTAGAGGAATCCCTACAGATATACATCCAAAAGAAAAAAAATCAGCCTTAGAAGTTGTAATGACAGTACTTCATGCTGGAGGTAAATTCGATAAGGATTCTTACAAAGTTTCTGGAGGTTTGCACGGTGTAGGTGTTTCTTGTGTAAATGCACTATCTATACTTCTTACTGCTGAGGTGCACAGAAATGGTAAAATCTTCAAGCAAGAATACGAAAGAGGTGTTCCAAAATATGATGTTAAAGAAATAGGTACTACTGATGTTACGGGTACAATAGTCACATTCCTTCCAGATAAGGAGATTTTTCATGAAACAGTTTATCATTATGATATTCTTCAAAGTCGATTAAGAGAGTTATCCTTTCTTAATAAAGGAATTAGATTATCCTTGACTGACAAAAGAAGAAAGGATGAAGAAGGAAATGATATTAAAGACAACTTTGTTTCAGAAAATGGACTTATCGACTTCGTTGAGTTAATTGACGAAAATAGAGAGAAATTATTAGACAGCGTAATCCATATGGACACTGAGAAGAGTGGAGTGCCTGTAGAAATAGCCATGCACTACAACACCTCTTATACAGAGAATATTCATTCTTATGTGAATAATATTAATACGCATGAAGGAGGAACACACTTAGCAGGATTCAGAAGAGCATTAACTAGAACTTTAAAGAAATACGCTGATGAATCCGGTATGCTTGATAAGGTTAAGTTTGAAATAGCAGGAGACGACTTTAGAGAGGGGTTAACTGCTGTTATTTCTGTAAAAGTTATGGAGCCTCAGTTTGAAGGGCAAACTAAGACAAAACTTGGTAATAAAGAAGTGACCGGAGCAGTTGACCAAGCAGTAGGAGAGATGCTTTCCAACTATCTTGAGGAAAACCCTAATATGGCCAAGCAAATTGTGCAAAAGGTTCTCCTAGCTGCTCAGGCCAGAAATGCTGCTCGAAAAGCACGTGAGATGGTTCAGAGAAAGAATGTGCTCTCAGGCTCAGGACTTCCAGGGAAGTTAGCAGATTGTTCTGATAAAGACCCTGAAAAATGCGAAATTTTCCTTGTAGAGGGTGATTCTGCAGGTGGAACTGCTAAGCAAGGAAGAGATAGATTCTTTCAGGCTATTTTACCTCTTCGCGGTAAGATTTTGAATGTTGAAAAGGCGATGCAGCACAAAGTCTTCGAAAATGAAGAAATAAAAAATATGTACACAGCCTTAGGTGTTACAATAGGAACTGAAGAAGATTCCAAAGCTTTAAACTTAGAAAAACTTCGTTATCATAAGATTGTAATTATGACGGATGCCGATGTTGATGGTTCTCATATTGCGACGCTTATATTAACCTTCTTCTTCAGGTATATGAAGGAGTTAGTTGAAAGTGGATATTTATATATTGCCACTCCGCCACTTTATTTAGTTAAGAAAGGCAAAGAACAATATTATTGTTGGTCTGATGACGAAAGAGATAACATGGTGCAAAAGCTCAATGGGGCAGGCATCCAGCGTTATAAGGGGCTTGGTGAAATGAATGCAGAACAGTTATGGGATACCACTATGAACCCAGACTCAAGAACATTAAGACAAGTGACTATTGATAGTGCTGCCGAGGCTGATAGAATCTTTTCTATGTTAATGGGTGATGAAGTGCCACCAAGAAGAGCATTTATCGAGCAAAATGCTAAATATGCAAAAATTGATATTTAA
- a CDS encoding tetratricopeptide repeat protein, with amino-acid sequence MKLFFNVLFIVLSQLLYAQICDIEQIDNLLEKEQFALVYSICDAFQDCESASDENIEWIQYQQSRCALELFNDEAEIRFEDYLSNYPHGKYRNKSFLALSKIHFRNKEYDKAIAKLNMVDVFDLDFEDEAMYYFRLGYSYFITGKYDEAKIFFFDINKIKFTYSDLTTYCLGHMAYEEGNYATALKEFNKLMETPKLGVISKYYITHIYYYQHQYEELIDFAKPLLEASYNPSRDSELARLIGSAYYALDDYESSVSYMQKYLQNNSLNRFEQYQLAISYFELGQFDESIKHFENILLEEDSLSQFAAHQLAKAYLNQNEKAQAINAFKYASEIDYDLDLKEDAAFNHVKLIFEQKNTLEDAVSIIEYFIEDYPVSIHKSYVQNLLIKAYTSTKNYQSAIDKLSVLTDLTFEQQQVYQKLSYFLALENYLSGEHEVSIEWFKKSLKYPLNSALIARSYFWMGEAYYQLGDYNKAIEEFNAFQFQDGAFSSNEYSESYYSLAFSYFQIKQYDNAIKWFRKYIKKSTDKNKLTDSYLRIGDSYFMTRKYNRAIEYYVLAEEKGTFDIDFSIFQQSTCYGLTNKQSKKRDVLTKLIAEFPTSIYHDDAILSLSSIYSNQGNLDKSVELLNDLIKNHPNSPLVKVALLNIGLNYYNDEKNELAVSNFKKVIEDYPNSTEAKEALIAFKNLSVEQGDVSSYFKYIDGLSDVSVDVASKDSLSYEASENLYLNQKYDKAALAFSNYLTNYEDPIFKLKAHYYKAECLYLNNPEDAIEDYLMVLELPQNDFTERSLIRLSRIEFERGEYGTAAFHYNKLLSVAQDNNLIRESTLKLFTCYTKLGIKPSQFEFAEKLLQLEKLDVETKNKAKLVIANHYFEQSEYNIAKKEYDFVSQNNTSELGAEAKYQLAYLQFLAEDLDSCESTIYELSEKYYSDYYVAKAFILLSDIYFEKENYFQSKATLQSIVDNYQGEDLVSICKQKISNIEALESQEQKAIDKEGLIIDSLDSIELNELFEEENTEEDEE; translated from the coding sequence ATGAAATTATTTTTTAACGTTTTATTTATAGTACTTAGTCAGCTATTATATGCTCAAATTTGCGATATAGAGCAAATTGACAACTTACTTGAAAAAGAGCAATTCGCTTTAGTCTATTCAATATGTGATGCCTTTCAAGACTGTGAGTCTGCGTCAGATGAAAATATAGAGTGGATTCAGTACCAACAATCTCGATGTGCTTTAGAGTTGTTTAACGATGAAGCTGAAATAAGGTTTGAAGATTACTTAAGTAATTACCCCCATGGTAAATATCGGAATAAGTCCTTTTTAGCACTTTCTAAAATTCATTTTAGAAATAAGGAATATGATAAAGCAATTGCTAAGCTTAATATGGTAGATGTTTTTGATCTTGATTTTGAAGATGAAGCTATGTATTATTTCCGATTAGGCTATTCGTACTTCATTACAGGAAAATATGATGAAGCCAAAATATTCTTTTTTGATATCAATAAAATCAAATTTACATATTCAGATTTGACTACCTATTGTTTGGGTCATATGGCCTATGAAGAAGGTAACTATGCTACTGCTCTTAAAGAATTCAACAAGCTTATGGAAACCCCAAAGCTTGGGGTTATAAGTAAATATTACATAACTCACATTTATTATTATCAACATCAATACGAAGAGTTAATTGATTTTGCAAAACCTTTATTAGAGGCAAGTTATAACCCTAGTAGAGATTCTGAGCTTGCTCGATTGATTGGGAGTGCCTATTACGCCTTGGATGATTATGAATCTTCTGTGAGCTATATGCAAAAGTACCTTCAGAATAATTCCCTTAATAGATTTGAACAATACCAACTGGCAATATCTTATTTTGAATTGGGTCAGTTTGATGAATCTATCAAGCACTTCGAAAATATCTTATTAGAAGAAGACAGTTTGTCTCAGTTTGCTGCTCACCAATTAGCAAAAGCCTATCTTAATCAGAATGAAAAAGCACAAGCTATAAATGCTTTTAAGTATGCCTCTGAAATTGACTATGATTTAGATTTAAAAGAAGACGCTGCTTTTAATCATGTAAAGTTAATTTTTGAACAGAAAAATACCCTTGAAGACGCGGTAAGTATTATCGAATATTTTATTGAAGACTATCCTGTTTCAATTCATAAATCATACGTTCAAAATCTACTGATTAAAGCATATACTTCAACAAAAAACTATCAATCTGCTATTGATAAATTATCCGTTTTAACTGATTTAACCTTTGAGCAGCAACAAGTTTATCAAAAGTTGAGTTACTTTCTAGCGCTAGAAAACTACCTTTCAGGAGAGCATGAGGTATCAATTGAATGGTTTAAAAAATCATTAAAATACCCTTTGAATTCTGCTTTAATTGCTAGAAGTTACTTTTGGATGGGAGAGGCGTACTATCAGTTGGGTGATTATAACAAAGCCATTGAAGAATTTAATGCTTTTCAATTTCAGGACGGTGCCTTCTCTTCAAATGAATATTCAGAGTCATACTACTCACTTGCCTTTTCATATTTCCAAATCAAACAATACGACAATGCTATAAAATGGTTCAGGAAATACATTAAAAAATCAACTGATAAAAATAAGTTGACCGATTCCTATTTAAGAATTGGAGATTCTTATTTTATGACCAGAAAATATAATAGGGCCATAGAATATTATGTTTTAGCAGAAGAAAAAGGGACTTTTGATATTGACTTTTCAATATTTCAACAATCTACATGCTATGGTCTTACTAATAAACAATCTAAAAAACGTGATGTGCTGACAAAGCTAATAGCAGAGTTCCCTACATCAATTTATCATGATGACGCTATATTAAGCTTAAGTTCTATTTATTCAAACCAAGGCAATCTGGATAAGTCAGTTGAATTGCTCAATGATCTTATTAAAAATCATCCCAATAGCCCTTTAGTAAAAGTGGCTTTACTGAATATAGGTTTGAATTATTACAATGATGAAAAGAATGAATTAGCGGTTTCAAACTTCAAAAAAGTTATCGAAGATTACCCAAATTCAACAGAAGCGAAAGAAGCCTTAATAGCCTTTAAAAACCTATCTGTAGAACAAGGTGATGTAAGCTCATACTTTAAATATATAGATGGTCTTTCAGACGTTAGTGTTGATGTTGCATCTAAGGATTCCTTGAGTTATGAAGCATCTGAAAACCTTTACCTCAATCAAAAATACGATAAGGCTGCACTTGCATTTTCTAATTATCTCACTAACTATGAGGATCCAATATTTAAACTTAAAGCCCACTACTATAAAGCAGAATGTTTGTATTTGAACAATCCAGAAGATGCTATTGAGGATTATTTGATGGTTTTGGAGTTGCCTCAAAATGATTTTACTGAACGTTCATTAATTCGCCTCTCAAGAATTGAATTCGAAAGAGGAGAATACGGAACCGCAGCTTTTCACTACAATAAATTGTTATCTGTAGCACAAGATAATAATCTAATAAGAGAATCTACATTAAAGCTATTTACATGTTATACAAAACTGGGAATTAAGCCTTCACAGTTTGAATTTGCAGAGAAATTATTACAATTAGAGAAATTAGATGTTGAAACAAAAAATAAGGCTAAACTCGTTATAGCTAACCATTATTTTGAACAGTCCGAATATAATATTGCCAAAAAAGAGTATGACTTTGTCTCTCAAAACAATACTTCTGAATTGGGAGCTGAAGCAAAATATCAATTAGCCTACCTTCAATTTTTAGCAGAAGATTTGGATTCTTGTGAGTCAACTATTTACGAGCTTTCAGAAAAATATTATAGTGATTATTATGTCGCAAAGGCATTTATTTTGTTATCAGATATTTACTTTGAAAAAGAAAATTATTTTCAGTCAAAAGCCACCCTTCAGAGTATTGTAGATAATTATCAAGGAGAAGATTTAGTTAGTATCTGTAAGCAAAAAATATCTAATATAGAAGCTCTTGAAAGTCAAGAGCAAAAAGCAATTGATAAAGAGGGTTTAATAATTGATTCGTTAGACTCCATTGAACTAAACGAATTGTTTGAAGAAGAAAATACCGAAGAAGATGAAGAATAA
- a CDS encoding ATP-binding cassette domain-containing protein: MPLVELKHADIYQQDKLILSDVSFKIEPTEFVYLIGSTGSGKSSLLKTLYADLPLNKGLAEVVDYQLFDIKKSIIPFLRRKIGIVFQDFQLLTDRTVFDNLDFVLKATGWKNKKEISERIEEMLTKVGMQEHINKMPYELSGGEQQRVCIARALLNKPDLILADEPTGNLDPETTDSILNLIHELCSSGCAVLMATHEHNLLNRFPSKVLKCEDGRVIYTK, translated from the coding sequence ATGCCATTAGTTGAATTAAAACACGCCGACATTTATCAGCAAGACAAACTCATTTTGAGTGATGTATCTTTTAAAATAGAACCTACAGAATTTGTTTATCTAATAGGCTCTACTGGTAGTGGAAAAAGTTCATTGTTAAAAACATTATATGCTGATTTGCCTTTAAATAAAGGCTTAGCCGAAGTAGTCGACTATCAACTTTTTGATATTAAAAAATCTATCATTCCTTTTCTAAGACGCAAGATTGGCATCGTCTTTCAAGATTTTCAACTTCTTACCGACAGAACGGTTTTTGATAATCTAGATTTTGTGCTAAAGGCTACGGGCTGGAAAAACAAAAAAGAGATTAGTGAGCGAATTGAAGAAATGCTTACAAAAGTGGGTATGCAAGAACACATTAATAAAATGCCTTATGAATTATCTGGCGGCGAACAGCAACGTGTTTGTATTGCAAGGGCATTATTAAACAAACCTGATTTGATTCTTGCCGATGAACCTACTGGAAACCTCGACCCAGAAACAACTGACAGCATCCTAAATCTTATCCACGAGTTATGCTCAAGTGGTTGTGCTGTATTAATGGCTACTCATGAACATAACTTATTAAATCGGTTCCCTTCAAAAGTATTGAAGTGTGAAGATGGAAGAGTAATTTATACTAAATAA
- a CDS encoding glycosyltransferase family 2 protein: protein MLSILIPVYNFNVTSLISELLNQAEKLNVQFEIICIDDKSKSNFLDANDNLRNLENVNYQVLKENIGRSKIRNLLASESKYEYLLFLDCDIKISNPDFLENYINLINKNDVIIGGLKYESFDDTDKNKRLRWAYGKNREEKKAIIRSKNPYLAFSVCNLFIKKSVSEKILFSEIISQYGHEDTLYGIELKAQKIKVKHIDNPIIHLGLDETDVFIKKTELGLENLKSLSNNYPGIITLTKIGRYYTAIRRTLIFSKPIFKMTKRVTKSLLLNGSTNLLVFDLFKLSFLLCLEKN from the coding sequence ATGCTTTCGATATTAATACCAGTATATAATTTCAATGTTACATCACTAATCAGCGAACTATTAAATCAGGCTGAAAAACTTAATGTCCAATTTGAAATAATATGTATTGATGACAAATCAAAGTCGAACTTTCTGGATGCCAACGATAATTTGAGAAATCTTGAAAATGTAAATTATCAAGTGTTAAAAGAAAATATTGGGCGCTCCAAAATAAGAAACCTACTTGCATCAGAATCTAAGTATGAATATTTACTTTTTCTGGACTGTGACATCAAAATATCAAATCCTGACTTCCTTGAAAACTATATCAATCTAATCAACAAAAATGATGTTATCATTGGTGGCTTAAAATATGAGTCGTTTGATGATACTGACAAAAACAAACGCCTTAGATGGGCTTACGGAAAAAATAGAGAAGAAAAAAAAGCAATCATTAGATCTAAAAATCCTTATTTAGCATTCAGTGTTTGCAACTTATTTATTAAGAAAAGTGTAAGTGAAAAAATCCTTTTTTCTGAAATTATTTCTCAATATGGACATGAGGATACTTTGTATGGTATTGAGCTCAAAGCTCAAAAAATTAAAGTGAAACATATTGATAACCCCATTATACATTTAGGATTAGATGAAACGGATGTTTTTATTAAAAAAACTGAATTAGGCTTAGAAAACTTGAAGTCACTATCTAATAATTACCCAGGGATAATTACACTAACAAAGATTGGGCGATATTATACTGCCATAAGAAGAACTCTTATTTTTTCAAAACCTATTTTTAAAATGACGAAACGTGTAACAAAGTCATTACTTTTAAATGGAAGCACTAATCTTCTAGTATTTGATTTATTTAAACTCAGTTTTTTACTTTGTCTAGAAAAAAACTAA
- a CDS encoding glycosyltransferase, which produces MRKKVIVSVTNDISTDQRVFKVCSSLHKMGFEVELIGAQRPWSVALKRDYSCKRMKMWFNTGPLFYFEYNLRLFFLLLFKPTSVLLSNDLDTLLANYLISKLKNIPLVYDSHELFPEAPELLERPFKKRLWERLESFLLPKIKHAYTVCESIQSHYKTLYGIDMKVVRNVPNLCSQPSRDRNTKTILYQGNINPGRGLELAIKSMSFLPDYRLKIIGNGIGLNRLKALSESEGVSKQVEFLGRLPFEDLKKHTESASIGILFEEPLGKSFEYSLPNKLFDYIHAETPVLASPLVEVEKIVENYNVGELLGDRNPQHIAQQIQAMESKLSTYEFGKAKAELNWKNEEKVLEGVFSFFLDKVKN; this is translated from the coding sequence ATGAGGAAAAAAGTAATAGTCTCTGTTACGAATGATATAAGTACCGACCAAAGGGTATTTAAAGTTTGCAGTAGCTTACATAAGATGGGTTTTGAGGTTGAGCTCATTGGCGCGCAACGTCCGTGGAGTGTAGCCTTAAAAAGAGACTACAGCTGTAAGCGAATGAAGATGTGGTTCAATACAGGTCCTCTATTTTACTTTGAATATAATCTTCGTTTATTTTTTCTTTTACTTTTTAAGCCTACCTCAGTTTTATTAAGTAACGATTTAGATACCTTATTGGCGAATTACTTGATTTCAAAACTCAAAAACATCCCTTTAGTTTATGATAGTCATGAGCTTTTCCCTGAAGCCCCTGAGCTATTAGAACGTCCTTTTAAGAAAAGGCTTTGGGAACGTTTAGAGTCTTTTTTACTTCCAAAAATCAAACATGCTTATACCGTTTGTGAATCTATTCAGTCACATTATAAAACTTTATATGGTATTGATATGAAAGTGGTTAGAAATGTGCCTAATTTATGTTCTCAACCTTCAAGAGATAGAAATACTAAAACTATACTTTATCAGGGGAATATAAATCCAGGACGTGGTTTGGAATTAGCTATTAAGAGTATGTCATTTTTGCCCGATTATAGATTGAAAATAATTGGAAATGGCATTGGCTTAAATAGGTTAAAAGCCTTGTCAGAATCAGAAGGCGTTTCCAAGCAGGTGGAGTTTTTAGGGCGTTTGCCATTTGAAGACTTAAAAAAGCATACAGAAAGTGCATCTATTGGAATTTTGTTTGAAGAGCCTTTAGGAAAGAGTTTTGAATACAGTTTGCCCAATAAACTTTTTGACTATATACATGCTGAAACGCCTGTGCTAGCTTCACCTTTAGTTGAGGTCGAAAAAATCGTTGAGAACTACAATGTTGGAGAGCTATTAGGAGATAGAAACCCACAACACATTGCTCAGCAAATTCAGGCTATGGAATCCAAATTATCAACGTATGAGTTCGGAAAAGCTAAGGCGGAATTGAATTGGAAAAATGAAGAGAAAGTTTTAGAAGGTGTGTTTAGTTTTTTTCTAGACAAAGTAAAAAACTGA